CTGGCAGTGCCTTCGAGGGCCCAGGGGAAAGCGGCATGGCCCACTTCCTTGAGCACATGGTTTTTAAGGGCAGTCGCACCTTGGCCGCTGGGGAATTCGATCGGCGCATCGAGGCCCTGGGAGGCCAAAGCAATGCGGCCACGGGTTTTGATGATGTGCACTTCCATCTGCTGATTCCCCCAGTGGCGGCAGCCGAAGCACTGGAGCTGTTGATGGAGCTGGTGCTGGAGCCGAGGCTTGATCAAGAGGCCTTCAACATGGAGCGCCAGGTGGTTCTTGAGGAATTAGCCCAAAGCCAGGATCAGCCCGATGAGGTGGCCCTGCAAACGCTCCTGAGCATGGGCTGTCCGAACCATCCCTACGGCGAGGCAATCCTGGGCCAAAGGGAGGCCCTGCTTGGCCATACCCCGGCGGCGATGGGGGCTTTTGGTCAACGTCTGTATGGGGCCAATCGCTGTGTGTTGGCCATGGCCGGCCAGCTGGAGGGCCTCGAACTTGAACAACATCTCAACTCCAGCGCCCTGGCCAGGCTGAAGGTGGTGGATGGGCCCCCGCCGGGGCAAATGCTGGAGGTGGCAGCTGGCCAACACCGCATTTCCCTACCGCGGTTGGAATCGGCCAGGCTTCTGATGCTTTGGCCGATGCCCAAGGCCTCCGAGCTGGAGGCCGTTATGGGAGCCGACATCCTCACCACGGTGCTGGCGGAAGGCAGGCGCAGTCGCCTGGTGGATCGGCTGCGTGAACAGCTGCGCATTGTTGAGAGCATCGACCTCGAATTGCATGCCCTAGAAAGCGGCAGCTTTGCCCTGCTTGAAGCGGTCTGCGACGTGGAGGACCTGCCCGCCGTAAGGGACGCCATAGGCCAGGTATGGCAAGAGTTAATGGAGCAACCCCTGGGTGAATCCGAGTGGCAACGGGCCCAGCGGCTGGTGGCAAATGG
This genomic interval from Cyanobium sp. WAJ14-Wanaka contains the following:
- a CDS encoding pitrilysin family protein; this encodes MSTAEAITLLPGLNQPHEWVLGNGARVVSLSMESAPLVCIDFWCRAGSAFEGPGESGMAHFLEHMVFKGSRTLAAGEFDRRIEALGGQSNAATGFDDVHFHLLIPPVAAAEALELLMELVLEPRLDQEAFNMERQVVLEELAQSQDQPDEVALQTLLSMGCPNHPYGEAILGQREALLGHTPAAMGAFGQRLYGANRCVLAMAGQLEGLELEQHLNSSALARLKVVDGPPPGQMLEVAAGQHRISLPRLESARLLMLWPMPKASELEAVMGADILTTVLAEGRRSRLVDRLREQLRIVESIDLELHALESGSFALLEAVCDVEDLPAVRDAIGQVWQELMEQPLGESEWQRAQRLVANGYRFGLEAPGGVAGLIGSNALWGRPPALETPLALLERWSAERLHNQMLPCLDPQRAFVLEALPA